GAGAGAGCCTATTCGCAGCGGGGCTGTCGAAACCGGTTTACCTTCCCCACGGCCGGCACAACAGAGAGTAAGCTCCACCTCCCACAGCTTTCCTTCCGCTCCGAAGGGGACGAATTGCTGCGGAAATAGGAGCTCACCTTGCTTAGGAAACGTCCGATTGTATTGACGGATTGAGACCTTGTCAAGACCGAAATTCGCCCGAGACCTCTCGATGCACCAGAAGATGGATCCGTCAAAGCTGCACGCGACCTAAGCCACACAGCCGCGGGACTGTGCCGGAATCCCCCCTCCCTTTGACGTAACGGATCACTTCGGTTTCTGTGAACCGCACTTCCCCCCCAGGGGTTGTGTGCGCCGGTTGTCCTCCATAACGGCGACGAGTTTCTGAATCATTTCGCGCTGTTGCCCTAAGATCTCATCCATCAGGAATGCGACTTCGTCCGGCGAAATGCGAAATTGGGGAGCCAGAAACCGCTTATGAGTCACCGCTCTCTCCCCAGGGTCCTCCGGCTCATAATACCCGCGCAAGTCTCCATCACGATCTGCTTTCTTCAGGCGTTGCGCCCATTCATTCGTCACGTCGACGTTCCGATTCCGCCCCGCCTTCTTCTGCACCTCGAGATGGGTCCAAATAGCCCACCCCACAAAGACCGCCCAGGTTTCGTTCAGCGCTTCCCAGGATTCCCGCTCGGTCAGAAACCGCGTTTCCGTCGCGGTCTTCCGCTGGACCACCGGCGTGATCAACACTTCCTGATAACGGCATTGCTGCTGTTCGCGCGCAAAGTCGATCACCGGGGTGGGGGCGGCTTCGCCTGTCCCGCCCCGATCATCCACGCCCCAATAGTCCATATAGGCATGAAACAACTCGTGGTACAGCGTCTGCAATTCACGATGCGTCATCCGGCTGAGAGGCTTCAGTGCACCTCCCGCCGCGTTGAACGACAGGGTACGGTTCAACACCATGCGATGCTCACCGGGATGGTATTCGGCCGCGAAGGAGCGCAGATCTTCGAACTCAAAACGAACAAAATCGGGAGGGAGCCGCCTGAGAAACCGGGTCGGCAGGTTGAGCGCGTCGGCTTGCGAGAGAAGCGCTTCCCAGACCCGGCCGGAATCCTGGAGCCGAACGGGCGAGGAGGAGAAGGCCGGCCCGTTTCCACCCGACACGAAGTGCGCGATTCCCAGTCCGAACAGGAGCGCCAGGAGTCGCTCACGAAGGCGCGGCCGTGACATCATGGGAGCGATTCAAAATTGGCAGGGCAGCGACAGAGAACCGGGCCGGATAGTGGCATGGCGCAAGACCGGACACGAAGAAACGAACGTTGTCAGATCGCGCAAGCCCGCCATCGTCCTACCCGAAGTTCTCCCCTTCCTCGACTAGCGCCAGGGTTTCCAGCAATGACGAGGGCACATGATCGAGGAACCGAGTCGGTTTTGAAAGCAGCATCCCGCTGGTCTTGTCGTACACGTTGATCGGATAGATCAGGTACAGAAATCGTTTCGCTCTCGTCACCGCCACGTAGAACAGGCGCCGTTCCTCTTCGAGATCGTCCTCAGCCACGAAGGAATAGGCGGACGGGAACTTCCCGTCCACGACCCAAATGATGAACACGCACTGCCATTCGAGGCCTTTCGCCGAATGAATGGTAGACAGAACCAGCCGCTCCTCATCACGGCCGGTCGGTTCGATATCGACGACGCTCCCGTCGGGCGGCTCCAATGCGAGGTCGGAGAGAAGCTCGTCGAGCTGATGATAGCGCTCCGCCATCGTGCACAAATGTTCAAGGTCCCGCATCCGCTTCGGGTAATCGTCGTACTGTTCCTTCAAGATCGGCAGATAGTACTCATACGCCAGGTTGGCCTGGTCAGCCGGGCTCAGGCCGTCGGCCTGCGACAGGGCTTCCAGCAGACCGGCCAGATCCTTCAGCCCCTTGCCGGACCGGCCGCCGACTTGACGCAGCAGCTCGAACGGCTGTTCCCCTTTGAGCAATGTCCCGATCACATCCTGCGCCTTCTTGGGACCGACCCCTTCGACCAGCATGAGCGCCCGATGCCAGCTCACCGCATCCAGCGGATTTGCCGCGACGCGGAGATGGGCCAGCAGATCCTTGACATGCGCGGTTTCGACAAACTTGACGCCGCCCCGCTTGATGAACGGAATGGCGCGGCGGGAGAGCTCCAATTCCAGGTCGAACGAATGGAAGCTGGAACGGAACAATACGGCCATCTCGTGCAGCGGCACGCCCTCTTCGCGAAGCTCCAGGATCTTTTGCGCCACAAACCGTGACTGGGCGTTTTCTCCGGCGGCCTCGACCAAGGCCGGCAACGGTCCGTCGAGCTTTCTCGTGAACAGATGCTTCGTGTACTTCTCCGCCGCCCCTTGGATGATTTCGTTCGCGAGATTCAAAATCGGCTGGGTGCTCCGGTAGTTCTCTTCCAGCTTATAAACCGCCGCCCCGGGAAACAGCGCGGGGAATTCCATAATGTTCCGGAACGTCGCCCCCCTGAACGCGTAAATGGATTGCGAGTCATCGCCGACGACCATCACGTTGTCGTGGGTCGCCGCGAGTTTTCGGATCAGATCCGCCTGCAGGCGATTGGTGTCCTGATACTCGTCCACGAGAATGTAGCGATACCCCTGCGAGATGGTCCGGCGCACCGGCTCGTTTTCGCTGAGCAATTCGCGCAGCTTGACCAACAGATCATCATAGTCCAGGAGTTGACGCTGGCGCTTGGCCGATTCGTACGCGCGCTGGAGTCTGCCGAGATCGTCGAGGTGATCCGCAAAGTGAGGAAATTCTTCGAGCACAATGTCGTCGAGACTGCGCAACGTGTTCACGCATTTGCTGTAAATTTCCACGATCGTGCCCTTCCGGGGAAACCGTTTGTCCTTTTCGTTCAAACCGAGCTGACCGCGGACGAGCGCGATCAGATCTTCCGCGTCCCCGCGATCCAAGATGGTGAATCCCGGTTCAAGTCCGATCGGGCGGCCGTGACGTCGGAGCAACAGATTGGCCACAGAATGAAACGTGCCTCCGCACACCCGTTCGCTCCGGGCTCCGATCAGCGCGCCGGCCCGGTGGATCATTTCCTGCGCGGCCTTGCGCGTGAACGTCAACAGCAGGATGCCGCCGGGATCGACGCCCGAATCGATCAAGTACGCAACCCGGTAGACGAGCGTGCGGGTCTTGCCGCTGCCCGCTCCGGCGATGACAAGGGCCGGACCTTCGCCGGCCGTGACGGCGGCCAACTGCTGTCGGTTTAAGGCCCGTTCGTAATCGAGCGACAACCGCGGCGGGGCCGCGTCGCCCGGCGAGCGCTTGAGGATGTAGGGTTTGATGTCTCGCTGCATGGCGACGCCGCAGGCCGGAATGTGGAAGATGGCCGCGCTGTATAACATACCGGAGGGAGGCTTGCAAACGGAACCCCGCGGTGCGAGTCCGAGAATTCCGAGCCTCGCACTTGGATGCCGAAAGCGACTGTGTGTATAATGCCGGCCGATCACGGAGCGGACGATGACCACCGCCAAGAATGACAAGAATAAATATCACGAACAACTCCGGGCCGTCGCGGGCCTGATGATGGCCGTTGCCGGCGAATCGGTCAGCATGGTCAAGCGCAACGCGCCGGACAAGGCGCTGAAGCTCAAACGGCAGACGGAGTGGGAGATCTATCTGGAATTTCTGAAGATCTTTTTCAATTTGGCCGATCGCTTCGCCGCGCTCCATATCCCGGTGTCCGACCACGCGGACTTCATGGACAGCCTGGTGGACGAAGTCGTTTCCCAGCTGAAGGCGGTGCTGCAACCCGCATTCGGGGCGAACAGCGACCAGATGGAAATCGTCATGACGGTCGCCGGCGCCGTGGGCGAGAGCCGGCGGCGTTACGAGCACTACAAGTTCATGGTGACCGAGAGCAGCAAGGCCAAAGACGACATGCTCAAGGAATTCGGCGAGCGTATCGCGGACATGATCGGCGCGGCCGGCAACGTTGAGGTTGCCTCGGCCGCGACCCTCTGCGCCAGCGCCGTGCTGCCGGCGATGACGGCGATTTTTACGGGGCAGAAGCCACAGGAATCCGCGTCGCTGTCCGCGGAACAGGCGACGCCGGCCGGGGCGTCCGCGGCGTCGGGAACATCGGCCGGTCGTCCGACGGGAAACGAGATCAAACTGGTCAGCGTCATGTCGAGCGTCAGCGGTGAAGAGGTGGAAACCCGGTGGGGTCTTCATCCCCGCTTCAAACGCGATCTGAAGTCCGAGGAGTTGCAGGAATTGACCAAGCTCATGAACCGTGTAGCGAAAATCTTAGGCGAACGCTACGCAGCCGTGGCATTCTCCCAGGAGTGGGCTTCCTGGCATGTGTCTGGACACGCCTAATGCCGACCCCCCGGCGCAACGGCCCGATCCGCGTCGACGAGTTGATTGCACGATGGAGGAGGAGTGGACAATAGCGACCCCCCGGTCTGGCCGGCCCAACTGCCCAAG
This DNA window, taken from Nitrospirota bacterium, encodes the following:
- a CDS encoding ATP-dependent helicase is translated as MLYSAAIFHIPACGVAMQRDIKPYILKRSPGDAAPPRLSLDYERALNRQQLAAVTAGEGPALVIAGAGSGKTRTLVYRVAYLIDSGVDPGGILLLTFTRKAAQEMIHRAGALIGARSERVCGGTFHSVANLLLRRHGRPIGLEPGFTILDRGDAEDLIALVRGQLGLNEKDKRFPRKGTIVEIYSKCVNTLRSLDDIVLEEFPHFADHLDDLGRLQRAYESAKRQRQLLDYDDLLVKLRELLSENEPVRRTISQGYRYILVDEYQDTNRLQADLIRKLAATHDNVMVVGDDSQSIYAFRGATFRNIMEFPALFPGAAVYKLEENYRSTQPILNLANEIIQGAAEKYTKHLFTRKLDGPLPALVEAAGENAQSRFVAQKILELREEGVPLHEMAVLFRSSFHSFDLELELSRRAIPFIKRGGVKFVETAHVKDLLAHLRVAANPLDAVSWHRALMLVEGVGPKKAQDVIGTLLKGEQPFELLRQVGGRSGKGLKDLAGLLEALSQADGLSPADQANLAYEYYLPILKEQYDDYPKRMRDLEHLCTMAERYHQLDELLSDLALEPPDGSVVDIEPTGRDEERLVLSTIHSAKGLEWQCVFIIWVVDGKFPSAYSFVAEDDLEEERRLFYVAVTRAKRFLYLIYPINVYDKTSGMLLSKPTRFLDHVPSSLLETLALVEEGENFG